Proteins from one Staphylococcus sp. IVB6214 genomic window:
- a CDS encoding nuclear transport factor 2 family protein: MSEERTNILKLYKEFYKSMIDKDTNTLNKILSDDYYLVHMTGYTQPKKEWLSEINNERMRYFSAKEEDVKIMMDADQAAVHSRNLVDARIYGSRHTWPLQLVLHLEKHESQWIIVDTIASTY, translated from the coding sequence ATGTCTGAAGAACGAACAAATATTTTAAAACTTTATAAAGAATTTTATAAAAGTATGATTGATAAAGATACAAATACTTTAAATAAAATATTATCGGATGATTATTATCTCGTTCATATGACAGGTTATACACAGCCGAAGAAGGAATGGTTGTCTGAAATTAATAATGAAAGAATGAGGTATTTTTCAGCAAAAGAAGAAGACGTAAAAATAATGATGGATGCTGATCAAGCAGCAGTCCATTCTAGAAATCTAGTTGATGCTCGTATATATGGTAGCCGACATACATGGCCACTACAATTAGTGTTACATTTGGAAAAGCATGAATCACAATGGATAATCGTCGACACAATTGCCTCTACATATTAA
- the ylqF gene encoding ribosome biogenesis GTPase YlqF — protein sequence MATIQWFPGHMAKARREVTEQLKKVDVVFELVDARIPYSSRNPMIDEVIQQKPRVVILNKKDMAKESEMSKWFAFFKEKGALSVAVDAKHGKGLKQVEAAAIEATKEKFEREKAKGLKPRAIRAMIVGIPNVGKSTLINKLANRSIAQTGNKPGVTKQQQWIKVGKSLQLLDTPGILWPKFEDQLIGKKLSLTGAIKDSIVHLDEVAIYGLNFLIEHDYDSLIKHYKVDIPRDAENLEWFDAIGRKRGLLQRGNEVDYEAVIELIINDIRNAKIGAYCFDLYDKMKDTQDDGES from the coding sequence ATGGCAACAATCCAATGGTTCCCTGGACATATGGCAAAAGCAAGACGTGAAGTGACAGAACAACTAAAAAAAGTTGATGTCGTATTTGAATTAGTGGATGCACGTATTCCATATAGTTCACGAAACCCTATGATAGATGAAGTGATTCAACAGAAACCACGTGTTGTGATTTTAAATAAAAAAGATATGGCTAAAGAAAGTGAAATGTCCAAATGGTTTGCTTTTTTCAAGGAGAAAGGTGCACTTTCAGTTGCGGTAGATGCTAAGCATGGGAAAGGTTTAAAACAAGTCGAAGCAGCTGCAATCGAAGCGACAAAAGAGAAGTTTGAACGTGAAAAGGCAAAAGGCCTGAAACCCCGTGCGATTCGTGCAATGATTGTTGGGATTCCAAACGTAGGGAAATCAACATTAATTAACAAGTTAGCGAATCGCTCTATTGCACAGACGGGAAATAAACCGGGTGTGACGAAGCAACAACAATGGATTAAGGTTGGGAAATCATTACAATTGTTAGATACACCGGGGATTTTATGGCCGAAGTTTGAAGACCAATTGATCGGTAAAAAACTCAGTCTGACTGGTGCGATTAAAGATAGCATCGTGCATTTAGATGAAGTGGCGATATATGGTTTAAACTTTTTGATTGAACATGATTATGACAGCTTGATTAAGCATTATAAAGTGGATATACCGAGAGATGCAGAAAACTTAGAATGGTTTGATGCAATCGGCCGTAAACGTGGTCTTTTACAACGTGGAAATGAAGTGGATTATGAAGCGGTCATTGAATTGATTATCAATGATATCCGAAATGCGAAAATTGGTGCTTATTGTTTTGACTTATATGACAAAATGAAGGATACACAAGATGACGGCGAATCATAA
- a CDS encoding NAD(P)H-binding protein, which yields MIEKTNWKLTLFSRHSDRLNIDTTREIAMHGVVLNKKELRKAIEGQDAVFVALSGRLDEMAKVIADTMYELHVKRIIFISSMGIYNEIPNHIGSNGNLKFNSFLTPYRKAADIIEKSGLDYTIIRPGWFDNGSDTYTISTKGQLFEGHNISRQAIANFVLELLKNPESYINDSVGIHRPE from the coding sequence TTGATTGAAAAAACAAATTGGAAGCTTACATTATTTTCAAGACATTCAGATCGCCTCAATATTGATACAACTAGAGAAATTGCAATGCATGGCGTTGTATTGAATAAAAAAGAATTACGTAAAGCGATTGAAGGGCAAGATGCTGTATTTGTAGCTTTATCAGGAAGATTAGATGAAATGGCAAAAGTGATCGCTGATACGATGTATGAACTACATGTGAAACGTATCATTTTTATTTCTTCAATGGGTATTTATAATGAAATTCCTAACCATATTGGAAGTAATGGTAACTTAAAATTTAACTCTTTTTTAACCCCTTATCGTAAAGCGGCAGATATCATCGAAAAAAGTGGATTAGATTACACGATTATACGTCCAGGATGGTTTGATAATGGAAGTGATACATATACTATTTCAACAAAGGGTCAGTTGTTTGAAGGTCATAATATTTCACGTCAAGCAATTGCAAATTTTGTATTAGAATTGCTCAAGAATCCGGAGAGTTATATTAATGATAGTGTTGGTATTCATAGACCAGAATAA